The Brevibacillus choshinensis genome includes a region encoding these proteins:
- a CDS encoding carbohydrate ABC transporter permease, translating to MTVRLGQYAKYAILLFFAFLALYPIFLMIVSSFKSNMEILTSPLGLPHSLSVENYIEVWDRVNFGTYIWNSIYVSGLSVFLILFISSLAAFYLSRYPFRWNPYVLFFFMIGLMLPMKLAILPLYMIMLQLQLLDTLTSLVILYVAGGIPFGVFVFYGFFKTLPTELDQSARLDGCNGFQVYYKIILPLMKPALATVGIVHLIGVWNDFFYPLIFLKSEELSTIPLGVLTLFGEYDTEWNLLFASLTISSMPMIIAFLFASKQFIEGLTSGAIK from the coding sequence GTGACCGTACGACTGGGACAATACGCGAAGTATGCGATTCTTTTATTCTTTGCCTTTTTGGCTCTCTATCCCATTTTTCTTATGATTGTATCTTCGTTCAAGAGCAATATGGAAATTCTCACCTCGCCATTAGGGCTTCCGCATTCTTTATCGGTTGAGAATTACATAGAAGTATGGGATCGGGTGAACTTCGGTACGTATATATGGAATAGTATCTATGTTAGCGGTCTGTCGGTATTCTTAATCCTGTTTATCTCTTCGTTGGCTGCCTTTTACCTTTCCCGCTATCCGTTCCGGTGGAACCCGTACGTACTGTTTTTCTTTATGATTGGATTGATGCTCCCGATGAAGCTGGCTATTCTCCCGCTGTACATGATCATGCTTCAGTTGCAGCTGCTGGATACGCTGACGTCATTGGTCATCCTGTACGTGGCGGGTGGGATTCCGTTCGGCGTGTTTGTGTTTTACGGATTTTTCAAAACATTACCGACAGAGCTGGACCAATCTGCTAGGCTGGATGGATGCAACGGGTTTCAGGTTTACTATAAAATTATCCTGCCACTGATGAAGCCGGCGCTGGCCACGGTCGGGATTGTTCACTTGATCGGGGTGTGGAACGACTTTTTTTATCCGCTGATCTTTTTGAAAAGTGAGGAGTTAAGCACGATTCCATTGGGTGTGCTCACTTTATTCGGGGAGTATGATACGGAATGGAATCTGTTATTTGCCAGCTTGACGATCTCATCCATGCCCATGATCATCGCATTTTTATTTGCATCCAAACAGTTTATAGAAGGACTGACCTCGGGGGCGATCAAATGA
- a CDS encoding carbohydrate ABC transporter permease, which yields MPVMEKTSAAKPKTTKVRRTSWKKHLVHLFLLPALVFYIWFQIYPIFSAFLNSFFAWDGLKRGAFIGLENFVRLFTESPFKETFFRGLGHNVIFFIGIVLTKLVVAFLLALFINSKIRGKEFFKMVIFMPKLLSVIVVGFLFSLILNPTYGALNTFLKFIGLEELARPWLGSPDTALYTIILVNSWYGLGFAVLIFLAGLQAIPTEIYDAAKIDGAFGLTMLWKMTVPLAMPSIMVMTILSFIGAFEAFELIFAMQGSQAGPYFSTDVLATYFYRLAFGSVAGGESIGLGSALAVVLFLMISSATAILLFFFRRKEYEQ from the coding sequence ATGCCTGTCATGGAAAAAACGAGTGCGGCAAAGCCGAAGACTACAAAAGTGCGGAGAACCAGCTGGAAAAAGCACCTGGTCCACCTGTTTTTGCTGCCGGCGCTCGTCTTTTATATTTGGTTTCAGATTTACCCGATCTTTTCGGCGTTCTTAAACAGCTTTTTCGCTTGGGATGGACTGAAGCGGGGAGCATTCATTGGTCTAGAAAACTTCGTGCGCCTGTTTACTGAATCTCCCTTCAAGGAGACCTTTTTCCGGGGGCTTGGACATAACGTCATCTTTTTCATCGGTATTGTCCTGACGAAGCTGGTTGTGGCGTTTCTACTCGCGTTATTCATCAATAGCAAGATCCGCGGTAAAGAGTTTTTTAAAATGGTGATTTTCATGCCAAAGCTGCTGTCTGTGATCGTGGTTGGATTCTTGTTTAGTCTGATTCTGAATCCTACCTATGGTGCGCTAAATACGTTTCTCAAGTTCATTGGCTTAGAAGAGTTGGCGAGGCCTTGGCTGGGAAGCCCGGATACAGCGCTTTACACGATCATTTTGGTCAATAGCTGGTACGGGCTGGGGTTTGCAGTGCTGATTTTCCTCGCTGGCTTGCAGGCGATCCCTACAGAAATTTACGACGCTGCCAAAATAGATGGCGCATTCGGTCTCACTATGCTGTGGAAAATGACAGTCCCGCTAGCAATGCCCTCGATTATGGTGATGACGATCTTGAGTTTCATCGGTGCGTTTGAAGCATTTGAACTGATCTTTGCCATGCAGGGCTCTCAAGCGGGACCTTATTTCTCGACGGATGTACTGGCGACCTACTTTTATCGCCTCGCTTTTGGTTCTGTTGCGGGAGGGGAGTCAATCGGGCTTGGCTCAGCATTGGCGGTGGTGCTTTTCTTGATGATTTCGAGTGCGACGGCTATCCTGCTCTTTTTCTTCCGACGTAAGGAATACGAACAATAG
- a CDS encoding ABC transporter substrate-binding protein produces the protein MRRVGVWLFCAILMLVASACSSSPPSSNTGGQATGSAPTPAVEPAKGEPVELVMYSWRPEDKDAYAKFIAEFEKQHANIKVKFKPFKSTEYNTILSNSLTAGTGVDIVQLRPYSGATSIADAGYLLPIDDVKGVQDIPKPYLDSARGTDQKVYGVPLSINSAVIFYNKKILEDNGVQPPQTWDELIQVSQALKAKGIIPIAQAGKAAYLLSIAHSVIGTSAYGGNDYVEKMLSGEANFNDDAFKESIKRMQELTPFFPPDFIGIDDKDAQALFYTGKAAMYINGSYRLETFEKQSPDLPIDILPGLAKEKGGEAPMINWVDGSYGVVKATKHPEEAKIFMEFLASKEFGQMFSDDLSRLSAIAGVVPKHPLVQKMTQLSEKSMAPFLMLVHFGEGTPTTKTTFEDSLQGMYINKLTVDKVAEDTQASADKWFKPKK, from the coding sequence ATGAGACGTGTAGGAGTTTGGCTGTTTTGTGCAATTCTGATGCTGGTAGCGAGTGCGTGTAGCAGTAGTCCGCCTTCGTCAAATACGGGTGGGCAGGCTACTGGGTCAGCGCCAACACCTGCTGTAGAACCGGCTAAAGGGGAGCCGGTCGAGCTAGTGATGTACAGCTGGCGACCAGAGGACAAAGATGCGTACGCCAAGTTTATCGCAGAGTTTGAAAAGCAGCATGCCAACATCAAAGTGAAATTCAAGCCGTTCAAATCGACGGAGTACAACACGATCCTGAGCAATTCCTTGACAGCGGGAACTGGAGTCGACATCGTCCAATTGCGTCCGTATTCGGGTGCGACATCGATCGCGGATGCGGGCTACCTGCTGCCGATCGACGATGTAAAGGGAGTGCAGGATATTCCCAAACCGTATCTCGATTCAGCACGAGGGACCGACCAAAAAGTATATGGCGTACCACTTTCCATCAATTCAGCAGTGATTTTCTACAACAAAAAAATACTGGAGGACAATGGGGTGCAGCCGCCCCAGACCTGGGATGAGTTGATCCAAGTGTCTCAGGCTCTGAAGGCAAAAGGGATCATCCCTATCGCTCAAGCGGGTAAAGCCGCTTATTTATTATCGATTGCCCATAGCGTAATTGGAACGAGCGCGTATGGTGGCAACGACTACGTGGAAAAGATGCTCTCCGGAGAAGCCAATTTTAATGATGATGCCTTCAAGGAATCCATCAAACGCATGCAAGAACTAACGCCGTTTTTCCCTCCCGATTTTATCGGTATCGATGACAAGGACGCCCAGGCACTCTTTTACACTGGCAAGGCTGCGATGTACATCAATGGCAGCTATCGATTAGAAACGTTTGAAAAGCAAAGCCCTGACCTCCCGATCGACATCCTCCCTGGTCTTGCCAAGGAAAAGGGAGGAGAGGCACCGATGATTAACTGGGTAGACGGTTCATACGGTGTCGTAAAAGCGACCAAGCACCCGGAAGAAGCAAAAATCTTTATGGAATTCCTCGCATCCAAAGAGTTTGGTCAGATGTTCAGTGATGATTTGAGTCGTCTGAGTGCTATTGCCGGTGTAGTGCCAAAGCATCCATTGGTACAGAAAATGACTCAGCTTAGCGAGAAGAGCATGGCGCCTTTCCTGATGCTTGTTCACTTTGGGGAAGGGACACCGACAACCAAGACGACCTTTGAAGACTCGTTGCAGGGGATGTACATCAATAAACTCACAGTAGATAAAGTGGCGGAGGATACGCAGGCTTCGGCCGATAAGTGGTTCAAACCGAAAAAGTAG
- the groL gene encoding chaperonin GroEL (60 kDa chaperone family; promotes refolding of misfolded polypeptides especially under stressful conditions; forms two stacked rings of heptamers to form a barrel-shaped 14mer; ends can be capped by GroES; misfolded proteins enter the barrel where they are refolded when GroES binds), whose protein sequence is MAKQVKFSEDARRSMLRGVETLANAVKVTLGPKGRNVVLEKKFGSPLITNDGVTIAKEIELEDAYENMGAQLVKEVATKTNDIAGDGTTTATVLAAAMIREGLKNVTAGANPMVIRRGMEKAVRAAVEEIKSIAKPVENKSSIAQVAAISADDPEVGNLIAEAMEKVGKDGVITVEESKGFVTELEVVEGMQFDRGYASPYMITDTDKMEAVLNNPFILITDKKISNIQEVLPVLEQVVQSGKPLLIIAEDVEGEALATLVVNKLRGTFTAVAVKAPGFGDRRKAMLQDLAALTGGEVITEELGLDLKSTKLDQLGRAGKIVVTKENTTVVEGAGDKANIDSRVAQIRQQIEDTTSDFDREKLQERLAKLAGGVAVIKVGAATETELKEKKLRIEDALNSTRAAVEEGIVPGGGTTLINAIKAVEGVKVDGEEAVGVQIVLRSLEEPVRQIAANAGLEGSVIVERLKREPVGIGFNAATEEYVNMLEAGIVDAAKVTRSALSNAASVAAMFLTTEAVIADKPEENKAPMGMPDMGGMGGMGMM, encoded by the coding sequence ATGGCTAAACAAGTGAAGTTCTCTGAAGACGCTCGCCGCTCGATGCTCCGCGGTGTGGAAACATTGGCAAATGCAGTGAAAGTGACCCTCGGTCCAAAAGGCCGTAACGTGGTACTTGAGAAAAAATTCGGTTCTCCGCTCATCACCAATGACGGTGTAACCATCGCAAAAGAAATCGAACTGGAAGACGCTTACGAAAACATGGGCGCTCAACTGGTTAAAGAAGTTGCTACGAAAACCAACGACATCGCTGGTGACGGTACAACGACTGCAACCGTTCTGGCTGCTGCTATGATCCGTGAAGGTCTGAAAAACGTAACCGCTGGTGCTAACCCGATGGTAATCCGTCGCGGTATGGAAAAAGCAGTTCGTGCAGCTGTTGAAGAAATCAAATCCATTGCGAAACCAGTTGAAAACAAATCTTCGATCGCACAAGTAGCGGCTATTTCCGCTGACGATCCAGAAGTAGGTAACCTGATCGCAGAAGCAATGGAAAAAGTGGGCAAAGACGGCGTAATCACCGTTGAAGAATCCAAAGGCTTCGTAACGGAGCTGGAAGTAGTAGAAGGTATGCAATTTGACCGTGGCTACGCTTCCCCTTACATGATCACTGACACTGACAAGATGGAAGCGGTCCTGAACAACCCATTCATCTTGATCACCGATAAAAAAATCTCCAACATCCAAGAAGTTCTGCCTGTACTGGAGCAAGTGGTACAAAGCGGTAAACCTCTCTTGATCATCGCAGAAGATGTTGAAGGCGAAGCACTGGCTACTCTCGTAGTAAACAAACTGCGTGGTACCTTCACAGCTGTAGCGGTTAAAGCTCCTGGCTTTGGCGATCGCCGCAAAGCTATGCTGCAAGACCTCGCTGCTCTGACTGGTGGCGAAGTAATCACTGAAGAACTGGGTCTGGACCTGAAATCCACTAAGCTGGATCAATTGGGCCGCGCAGGTAAAATCGTGGTTACGAAAGAAAACACGACTGTTGTTGAAGGTGCTGGCGACAAAGCGAACATCGACAGCCGCGTAGCTCAAATCCGTCAACAAATCGAAGACACCACTTCCGATTTCGATCGTGAAAAACTGCAAGAGCGTCTGGCTAAACTGGCTGGTGGCGTAGCAGTTATCAAAGTTGGTGCAGCTACTGAAACCGAATTGAAAGAGAAAAAGCTCCGCATCGAGGACGCTCTGAACTCTACTCGCGCTGCAGTAGAAGAAGGTATCGTTCCTGGTGGTGGTACGACTCTTATCAACGCGATCAAAGCTGTTGAAGGCGTAAAAGTAGACGGCGAAGAGGCTGTAGGTGTACAAATCGTACTCCGTTCCCTGGAAGAGCCAGTTCGTCAAATCGCTGCGAACGCAGGCCTCGAAGGTTCTGTAATCGTAGAGCGTCTGAAAAGAGAACCAGTAGGTATCGGCTTCAACGCTGCTACTGAAGAATATGTAAATATGCTTGAAGCTGGTATCGTGGATGCTGCGAAAGTTACTCGCTCCGCACTGTCCAATGCTGCATCCGTAGCGGCTATGTTCCTGACTACTGAAGCAGTAATTGCTGACAAGCCAGAAGAAAACAAAGCTCCTATGGGTATGCCTGATATGGGCGGCATGGGTGGCATGGGCATGATGTAA
- the groES gene encoding co-chaperone GroES — protein sequence MLKPLGDRVVIEAISKDETTVSGIVLPDSAKEKPQEGRVIAVGSGRVADNGERIALEVKDGDKVIFSKYAGTEVKVDNKEYLVLRESDILAIIG from the coding sequence GTGCTTAAGCCATTGGGTGACCGTGTGGTAATCGAAGCTATCTCCAAAGACGAAACGACTGTAAGCGGGATCGTTTTGCCTGATTCTGCAAAGGAAAAACCGCAAGAAGGCCGCGTAATCGCAGTCGGTTCTGGTCGTGTTGCTGACAACGGCGAGCGCATCGCGTTGGAAGTAAAAGACGGCGATAAAGTAATCTTCTCCAAATACGCTGGTACTGAAGTGAAGGTAGACAATAAAGAATACCTCGTGCTGCGCGAATCCGATATCCTGGCGATCATCGGTTAA